From Kineosporia succinea, the proteins below share one genomic window:
- the gcvH gene encoding glycine cleavage system protein GcvH, translated as MPNPEHLLYTAEHEWVQIAPGAELPTEPVRVGLTTFALDALGDVVYVDLPEVGSTVTAGDACGEVESTKSVSDLYSPVTGTVAEVNQAIVDDPALIAADPYDNGWLFTVTPEATAKLLTSQEYETLIA; from the coding sequence GTGCCCAACCCCGAGCACCTGCTCTACACCGCCGAGCACGAATGGGTGCAGATCGCCCCCGGCGCCGAGCTCCCCACCGAACCCGTGCGGGTCGGCCTCACCACGTTCGCGCTCGACGCGCTCGGTGACGTCGTCTACGTCGACCTGCCCGAGGTGGGCAGCACGGTCACGGCCGGGGACGCGTGCGGTGAGGTCGAATCGACGAAGTCGGTCTCCGACCTGTACTCGCCGGTCACCGGAACCGTGGCCGAGGTGAACCAGGCGATCGTCGACGACCCCGCGCTGATCGCCGCCGACCCCTACGACAACGGCTGGCTGTTCACCGTGACCCCCGAGGCCACCGCCAAGCTGCTGACGTCACAGGAGTACGAGACGCTCATCGCCTGA
- a CDS encoding MarR family winged helix-turn-helix transcriptional regulator has translation MDYAERHVARWRDHWIDVDFDDAVETATVRLSRIRRYHREALKVAAAQVGLAVHEYETLHALMIRDTPGTASPRELAQMLDVSPAGMTGRLDSLEKAGHLKRTPSATDRRSVVIEATTSGVAIWRRAMRLRGEAEERLFAALSAKEMATLNRLLRKLALVVDEELPAEP, from the coding sequence GTGGACTACGCCGAGCGGCATGTCGCGCGCTGGCGCGACCACTGGATCGACGTCGACTTCGACGACGCGGTCGAGACCGCCACCGTGCGCCTGTCGCGGATCCGCCGCTACCACCGCGAGGCCCTGAAAGTCGCTGCGGCGCAAGTGGGTCTGGCCGTGCACGAGTACGAGACCCTCCATGCCCTGATGATCCGCGACACCCCCGGCACCGCCTCCCCCCGCGAGCTGGCCCAGATGCTCGACGTCTCACCCGCCGGCATGACCGGACGCCTCGACAGCCTAGAGAAGGCCGGGCACCTCAAACGAACCCCGAGCGCCACCGATCGCCGCAGTGTGGTCATCGAGGCCACCACGAGCGGCGTCGCCATCTGGCGGCGGGCCATGCGGCTGCGCGGCGAGGCCGAGGAACGCCTGTTCGCAGCCCTGTCAGCCAAGGAAATGGCCACCCTCAACCGCCTCTTGCGCAAACTGGCCCTGGTGGTGGACGAGGAACTCCCCGCCGAACCGTAA
- a CDS encoding precorrin-2 C(20)-methyltransferase, with the protein MSGTLYGVGLGPGDPELVSLKAVRLIGAADVIAYHSARHGRSIARGIAEPYLREGQIEEPLVYPVTTETTDHPGGYQGAMDEFYAAAAERLAAHLQAGRDVVVLAEGDPLFYGSYMHMHKRLAHRFPAEVVPGITSFSAAAAALGRPLVERDEVLTVLPGTLPTDELTARLETTDAAVVMKLGRTFEHVRRSFRDAGKLDRAWYVERASTERERTAALADVDPLVVPYMSIALMSGPLNEDASKAALASEKPSAEGEVVVVGLGPGPRDWTTPEVQQALTEADDLVGYVTYLDRVPVNPRQERHSSDNKVESERAAFALDLALRGRRVVVVSSGDPGVFAMASAVLEVADEPAYQGIPVRVLPGVSAAQAVAARAGAPLGHDFATISLSDRLKPWDVVERRLDAVAAADLVIAIYNPASKERRHQVAQARDVVLRHRDPQTPVVVGRAVGSDQESVTVVPLGELDPEVVDMRTLLIIGSSQTRRSSKPDGSPVVWTPRRYPA; encoded by the coding sequence ATGAGCGGCACTCTCTACGGCGTCGGGCTCGGCCCGGGCGATCCGGAACTGGTCAGCCTCAAGGCGGTGCGCCTGATCGGCGCCGCCGACGTGATCGCCTACCACAGCGCCCGGCACGGCCGCAGCATCGCGCGCGGCATCGCCGAGCCGTACCTGCGCGAGGGGCAGATCGAGGAGCCGCTGGTCTACCCCGTCACCACCGAGACCACCGACCACCCGGGCGGCTACCAGGGGGCGATGGACGAGTTCTACGCCGCCGCGGCCGAACGTCTCGCCGCGCACCTCCAGGCCGGGCGCGACGTGGTGGTGCTGGCCGAGGGCGACCCGCTCTTCTACGGCTCGTACATGCACATGCACAAGCGGCTCGCCCACCGGTTCCCGGCCGAGGTGGTGCCCGGCATCACGTCTTTCAGTGCCGCGGCGGCCGCACTGGGCCGTCCGCTGGTGGAGCGCGACGAGGTGCTCACCGTGCTGCCCGGCACGCTGCCCACCGACGAGCTCACCGCCCGGCTGGAGACCACCGACGCGGCCGTGGTGATGAAGCTGGGGCGCACCTTCGAGCACGTGCGGCGCTCGTTCCGGGACGCCGGGAAGCTCGACCGCGCCTGGTACGTCGAGCGCGCGAGCACCGAACGGGAGCGCACGGCGGCGCTGGCCGACGTGGACCCGCTGGTGGTGCCGTACATGTCGATCGCGCTGATGTCGGGGCCGCTGAACGAGGACGCCTCGAAGGCGGCGCTTGCGAGCGAGAAGCCCTCTGCCGAGGGCGAGGTCGTGGTCGTCGGCCTCGGTCCGGGACCCCGCGACTGGACCACCCCCGAGGTGCAGCAGGCGCTCACCGAGGCGGACGACCTGGTCGGCTACGTCACCTATCTCGACCGGGTGCCGGTGAATCCCCGCCAGGAGCGCCACTCCTCGGACAACAAGGTGGAGTCCGAGCGGGCCGCGTTCGCCCTCGACCTGGCGTTGCGGGGGCGTCGTGTGGTGGTCGTCAGTTCCGGCGATCCGGGCGTCTTCGCGATGGCCTCGGCGGTGCTCGAGGTCGCGGACGAGCCCGCGTACCAGGGCATTCCGGTGCGGGTGCTGCCCGGGGTGAGCGCGGCGCAGGCCGTGGCCGCCCGGGCGGGGGCACCGCTGGGCCACGACTTCGCCACGATCTCGCTGTCCGACCGGCTCAAGCCGTGGGACGTGGTCGAGCGCCGTCTCGACGCGGTGGCCGCGGCCGACCTCGTCATCGCGATCTACAACCCGGCCTCGAAGGAGCGCCGGCACCAGGTCGCCCAGGCCCGCGACGTCGTGCTCCGGCACCGTGACCCGCAGACCCCGGTGGTCGTCGGGCGCGCGGTCGGGTCGGACCAGGAGAGCGTGACCGTGGTGCCGCTCGGCGAGCTCGACCCCGAGGTCGTGGACATGCGCACGCTGCTGATCATCGGCTCGTCGCAGACTCGTCGATCGTCGAAACCGGATGGCTCACCGGTGGTGTGGACTCCCCGGCGCTATCCCGCGTGA
- the gcvT gene encoding glycine cleavage system aminomethyltransferase GcvT, with the protein MSHGSTRSTPLHDVHVALGARLTDFAGWRMPLKYSSELAEHEAVRTTAGLFDLSHMGEIRVRGPQAGAALDHALVGTLSAIATGRAKYSLLCTENGGIIDDLVTYRLADDEFLVIANASNAAVVLAELVARAQDFDATVTDETEQTALIAVQGPASQGVIHELVDTDAERERVTALRYYACTPARLAGLEVLLARTGYTGEDGFEVYVAAADAASLWQALQTRVEAVGGRPAGLACRDTLRLEAGMPLYGNELSLDTDPYAAGLGRVVKLDKEFVGRDALARVAQEPPARVLTGLTGEGRRAARAGNHVLDSEGATVGIITSGALSPTLGRPVAIAHVDREVAAAGGTLQVDVRGTLLPFSVTPYPFYKRS; encoded by the coding sequence ATGTCGCACGGCAGCACCCGCTCGACGCCCCTGCACGACGTCCACGTCGCGCTCGGCGCCCGGCTCACCGATTTCGCCGGATGGCGCATGCCCCTGAAGTACAGCAGCGAACTGGCCGAGCACGAGGCCGTGCGCACCACCGCCGGCCTGTTCGACCTGAGCCACATGGGTGAGATCCGGGTGCGCGGGCCGCAGGCCGGGGCCGCGCTCGACCACGCCCTGGTCGGCACGCTCTCCGCGATCGCCACCGGGCGCGCCAAGTACTCGCTGCTGTGCACCGAGAACGGCGGCATCATCGACGATCTCGTGACCTACCGGCTCGCCGACGACGAGTTCCTGGTGATCGCGAACGCCTCCAACGCCGCGGTGGTGCTGGCCGAGCTGGTCGCCCGGGCCCAGGACTTCGACGCGACCGTCACCGACGAGACCGAGCAGACCGCGCTCATCGCGGTGCAGGGCCCGGCCTCGCAGGGCGTGATCCACGAGCTGGTGGACACCGACGCCGAGCGCGAGAGGGTCACCGCGCTGCGCTACTACGCCTGCACGCCCGCCCGGCTCGCCGGCCTGGAGGTGCTGCTGGCCCGCACCGGGTACACCGGTGAGGACGGGTTCGAGGTCTACGTGGCCGCGGCCGACGCGGCGTCGCTGTGGCAGGCGCTGCAGACCCGGGTCGAGGCCGTCGGTGGGCGCCCGGCCGGGCTGGCGTGCCGGGACACGCTGCGTCTGGAGGCCGGGATGCCGCTCTACGGCAACGAACTCAGCCTGGACACCGACCCGTACGCCGCCGGGCTGGGCCGGGTGGTCAAGCTCGACAAGGAGTTCGTGGGCCGCGACGCCCTCGCCCGGGTCGCGCAGGAACCGCCCGCCCGGGTGCTCACCGGACTGACCGGAGAAGGCCGCCGGGCCGCCCGGGCCGGCAACCACGTCCTCGATTCGGAGGGGGCCACGGTCGGGATCATCACCTCGGGGGCCCTCTCGCCCACCCTGGGCCGGCCGGTGGCGATCGCCCACGTCGACCGTGAGGTGGCCGCCGCGGGCGGAACCCTGCAGGTCGACGTGCGCGGCACCCTTCTGCCGTTCAGCGTCACCCCGTACCCGTTCTACAAGCGTTCCTAG
- a CDS encoding precorrin-3B synthase — protein MVAQVTVERITADSCPGVLRPHIAADGALARLRSPGGALPVATLKGLREVSAELADGSLGLTSRGNTQVRGVAESNLGLLEQRLAALGLLPHPTHERARNIIASPLSGRSRTSRVDVDQLAFALDTALCARPDLAALPGRFLIGLDDGTGDIAAEEPDVLARGQADGRFVVVPFGAPAGVVVAADAVADAVLAVATAFLVERQRQQSKAWRLRELPGGAQAVLNALAADGFEAAPREGREPAPAPAPGVIEQNDGRYAVCAVVPLGILNGEQMDALIACGELVTDEGDGVAPLRITPWRRVVVRDLEEPAALAARELLAAVGLVLEPNDAWARVTACAGRPGCAKSLTDVQADARAFAAGCSPEGPAVHWAGCERGCGVPHGGVALLAAQDGYRVSGELSDTDRVRAASSSIGLTTSG, from the coding sequence GTGGTCGCACAGGTGACGGTAGAACGGATCACGGCAGACTCGTGCCCGGGTGTGCTGCGCCCGCACATCGCGGCCGACGGCGCGCTGGCGCGCCTGCGCTCACCCGGCGGGGCCCTGCCGGTGGCCACGCTGAAGGGGCTCCGGGAGGTCTCGGCCGAACTCGCCGACGGCTCGCTGGGGCTCACCTCGCGCGGCAACACCCAGGTCAGAGGGGTGGCCGAGAGCAACCTCGGCCTTCTCGAGCAGCGTCTCGCGGCACTCGGCCTGTTGCCCCACCCGACCCATGAGCGCGCCCGCAACATCATCGCCTCACCGTTGTCGGGGCGCTCACGGACATCAAGGGTGGACGTCGATCAGCTCGCCTTCGCGCTCGACACGGCTCTGTGCGCGCGCCCCGATCTGGCGGCCCTGCCCGGCCGTTTCCTGATCGGCCTGGACGACGGCACCGGCGACATCGCCGCGGAAGAGCCGGACGTGCTGGCGCGGGGGCAGGCCGACGGCCGGTTCGTGGTGGTGCCGTTCGGCGCCCCGGCCGGGGTCGTGGTCGCGGCCGACGCGGTGGCCGACGCGGTGCTCGCGGTGGCCACGGCCTTCCTGGTGGAACGGCAGCGGCAGCAGAGCAAGGCGTGGCGTCTCCGGGAGCTGCCCGGCGGTGCCCAGGCGGTGCTGAACGCGCTGGCGGCGGACGGTTTCGAAGCTGCTCCCCGTGAGGGGCGTGAGCCGGCGCCCGCCCCGGCGCCCGGGGTGATCGAGCAGAACGACGGCCGCTACGCGGTCTGCGCGGTGGTTCCGCTGGGCATTCTGAACGGCGAGCAGATGGACGCGTTGATCGCCTGCGGCGAGCTGGTCACCGACGAGGGGGACGGGGTCGCACCCCTGCGCATCACCCCCTGGCGCCGGGTGGTGGTGCGCGACCTCGAGGAGCCTGCCGCCCTCGCGGCCCGCGAGCTGCTGGCGGCGGTGGGGCTGGTGCTCGAGCCGAACGACGCCTGGGCCCGGGTCACGGCCTGTGCCGGGCGGCCGGGCTGCGCGAAGTCGCTCACCGACGTGCAGGCCGACGCCCGGGCGTTCGCGGCCGGGTGCTCGCCGGAAGGACCGGCCGTGCACTGGGCCGGGTGCGAGCGGGGCTGCGGCGTGCCGCACGGCGGTGTGGCATTGTTGGCGGCGCAGGACGGCTACCGGGTGAGCGGCGAACTGAGCGACACCGACCGCGTGCGGGCGGCGTCCTCCAGCATTGGACTGACCACTTCGGGCTGA
- a CDS encoding ABC transporter ATP-binding protein has translation MSTREERPVVTDVATVSGAGKRFNDVAAVEEVTFSLRGNVIHGLLGRNGAGKSTLMRMLAGHARPTSGTVTVHGGNPFENDGITRRICFAAENQVYPDPFRVRDVLTAARLLYPNWDEAYAQELVDVFDLPRKRRMNGLSRGMRSAVGIVTGLASRAELTMFDEPYLGLDATSRQLFYDRLIADFAENPRTIVLSTHLIDEVSALIEHVLVIDRGRLVIDEEAEMLRGRAITVSGPAERVDKFTYAMTRLHEERLLGRSRVTVLGDADDPQHARSLGLEVNPVSLQDLVVKSTMSGGAR, from the coding sequence ATGAGCACCCGGGAGGAGCGGCCGGTGGTCACGGACGTGGCCACGGTGAGCGGTGCGGGAAAGCGGTTCAACGACGTCGCCGCGGTCGAAGAGGTGACTTTCTCGTTGCGCGGCAACGTGATCCACGGTCTGCTCGGGCGCAACGGGGCGGGCAAGAGCACGCTGATGCGGATGCTCGCGGGGCACGCCCGGCCCACCTCGGGCACAGTCACGGTGCACGGCGGCAACCCGTTCGAGAACGACGGCATCACGCGGCGCATCTGCTTCGCCGCCGAGAACCAGGTGTACCCCGACCCGTTCCGGGTCCGGGACGTGCTGACGGCCGCGCGGCTGCTCTACCCCAACTGGGACGAGGCCTACGCGCAGGAACTCGTCGACGTCTTCGATCTGCCGAGAAAGCGCAGGATGAACGGTCTTTCCCGGGGTATGCGGTCGGCGGTGGGCATCGTCACCGGCCTGGCCTCCCGGGCCGAGCTGACCATGTTCGACGAGCCCTACCTGGGACTCGACGCCACCTCGCGTCAGCTGTTCTACGACCGCCTGATCGCCGACTTCGCCGAGAACCCGCGCACGATCGTGCTCTCCACCCACCTGATCGACGAGGTGAGCGCGCTGATCGAGCACGTGCTGGTGATCGACCGGGGCCGGCTGGTGATCGACGAGGAGGCGGAAATGCTGCGCGGGCGCGCGATCACGGTGAGCGGCCCGGCCGAAAGGGTGGACAAGTTCACCTACGCCATGACCCGTCTGCACGAAGAGCGGCTGCTGGGCCGCAGCCGGGTGACGGTGCTCGGCGACGCGGACGACCCGCAGCACGCCCGGTCGCTCGGCCTCGAGGTGAATCCCGTTTCCCTGCAAGATCTCGTCGTGAAGAGCACGATGTCCGGAGGTGCCCGATGA
- a CDS encoding precorrin-8X methylmutase yields MNGTTAWPGTYEADGAQIYRESFATIRREAAADLAALPDDAGRVLVRMIHSSGMTDLARDFAYSPNAVAAARQALLDGAPVLCDAQMVASGITRARLPRDNEIVCTLNVPGVPELAAKLNTTRSAAALDLWMDKLEGSVVAIGNAPTALFRLLELIRDGAPRPAAILGIPVGFIGAAESKRALSENPLGLEYVVVHGRRGGSAMTVGAVNAIASEKE; encoded by the coding sequence GTGAATGGGACCACCGCCTGGCCGGGCACGTACGAGGCGGACGGCGCCCAGATCTACCGGGAGTCGTTCGCCACGATCCGCCGGGAGGCGGCGGCCGACCTGGCCGCCCTGCCGGACGACGCGGGCCGGGTTCTGGTGCGGATGATCCATTCGTCCGGGATGACCGATCTGGCCCGGGACTTCGCGTACAGTCCGAACGCGGTCGCCGCCGCGCGGCAGGCCCTGCTCGACGGGGCCCCGGTGCTGTGCGACGCGCAGATGGTGGCCAGCGGCATCACCCGGGCCCGGCTGCCGCGCGACAACGAGATCGTCTGCACACTGAACGTTCCCGGGGTGCCGGAGCTGGCGGCGAAGCTGAACACCACGCGCAGCGCCGCCGCCCTCGACCTGTGGATGGACAAGCTGGAGGGCAGCGTGGTCGCCATCGGCAACGCGCCCACCGCGCTGTTCCGGCTGCTCGAGCTGATCCGCGACGGCGCCCCGCGCCCGGCCGCGATCCTCGGCATCCCGGTGGGCTTCATCGGGGCGGCGGAGTCGAAGCGGGCGCTCAGCGAGAACCCGCTGGGCCTGGAGTACGTCGTGGTGCACGGCCGTCGCGGTGGCAGCGCGATGACCGTCGGCGCCGTCAACGCGATCGCGAGTGAGAAGGAATGA
- a CDS encoding FBP domain-containing protein, with protein sequence MRPYTEKQIRTSFVNSTLRERKELVLPENFDGLDWENQEFLGWRDRKTPALGYVFAEIDDELAGVVMRQSDAVTRKKAMCNWCEDVQLPHEVVFMSARRAGPAGRNGNTLGTLVCGGFQCPANVRVLPPLAYEGFDVEAARVHRIEALQLNVYAFVTAVMRAD encoded by the coding sequence GTGCGCCCGTACACCGAGAAGCAGATCCGTACGTCCTTCGTGAACTCCACCCTGCGTGAGCGCAAGGAACTCGTCCTGCCCGAGAACTTCGACGGGCTGGACTGGGAGAACCAGGAGTTCCTGGGCTGGCGCGACCGGAAGACACCGGCCCTGGGCTACGTCTTCGCCGAGATCGACGACGAGCTGGCCGGCGTGGTCATGCGCCAGTCCGACGCCGTCACCCGCAAGAAGGCCATGTGCAACTGGTGCGAGGACGTGCAGCTGCCGCACGAGGTCGTCTTCATGAGCGCCCGCCGCGCCGGCCCGGCCGGACGCAACGGCAACACGCTCGGCACCCTGGTCTGCGGCGGGTTCCAGTGCCCGGCCAACGTGCGGGTGCTTCCGCCCCTGGCCTACGAAGGCTTCGACGTGGAGGCCGCCCGGGTGCACCGCATCGAGGCGCTGCAGCTCAACGTCTACGCCTTCGTCACCGCGGTGATGCGGGCAGACTGA
- a CDS encoding MFS transporter, giving the protein MTTTVDVAGPGAWDSVTFRWLLLGRTVSGLGSAIAPVALALAVLHLGGSATELGLVVAAYALVEVLTTLFSGVIGDRLPRTLLMRGSAALAGLSQAVVAVLLITDQATVTLLAVMGGVNGALAALGGPVSRAVVPQTVSAAALPNAVSALRLSQNTAMVMGFSLAGVLVGFFGPGWAIAVDAATYAVAAVCFTAMRVAGAPVVPHQSLLGDLGAGAREVFRHTWLWVLITQALLYHLVYGGVQGVVGPIVVTREFGDQAWGLALAALMVGFLVGGVITLRYRPRRLLLAGTVFLSLTACFPLVLAIDAPLPVILTGAFLHGLGLEIFNVNWDLAIQQEIPPDKLARVFAFDHVGSFVMRPLGLAITGPVAEALGEHTWLYVTAAAMAGSTLLALLPSGVRNLTRDSAGESTPPVSHPVSTIDESATSR; this is encoded by the coding sequence ATGACGACGACGGTGGACGTGGCGGGGCCCGGGGCGTGGGACTCGGTCACCTTCCGGTGGTTGTTGCTGGGGCGCACGGTGTCGGGTCTGGGGTCGGCGATCGCGCCGGTCGCGCTGGCCCTGGCCGTGCTGCACCTGGGCGGGTCGGCGACCGAGCTCGGGCTCGTGGTGGCGGCGTACGCGCTGGTCGAGGTGCTGACCACGTTGTTCTCGGGCGTCATCGGCGACCGCCTCCCCCGCACGCTGCTGATGCGCGGCTCGGCCGCTCTGGCCGGCCTGTCGCAGGCGGTCGTGGCCGTACTGCTGATCACCGACCAGGCCACCGTCACCCTGCTGGCCGTGATGGGCGGGGTCAACGGGGCACTGGCCGCGCTGGGCGGGCCGGTGTCGCGCGCCGTGGTGCCGCAGACCGTGTCGGCGGCCGCCCTGCCCAACGCCGTCTCGGCCCTGCGGCTCTCGCAGAACACCGCGATGGTCATGGGTTTCAGCCTGGCCGGGGTGCTGGTCGGGTTCTTCGGACCGGGCTGGGCCATCGCCGTCGACGCCGCGACCTACGCCGTGGCCGCCGTCTGTTTCACGGCGATGCGGGTGGCCGGTGCTCCCGTCGTCCCCCATCAATCACTGCTGGGCGATCTGGGCGCCGGGGCGCGAGAAGTTTTCCGGCACACCTGGTTGTGGGTTCTCATCACCCAGGCACTGCTGTACCACCTGGTCTACGGCGGGGTGCAGGGCGTCGTCGGGCCGATCGTGGTCACGCGCGAGTTCGGCGACCAGGCCTGGGGTCTCGCGCTGGCCGCACTGATGGTCGGGTTCCTGGTCGGCGGTGTGATCACGCTACGGTACCGGCCGCGGCGTCTGCTTCTCGCGGGAACCGTCTTCCTCTCGCTCACGGCCTGCTTCCCGCTGGTCCTGGCGATCGACGCACCGCTGCCCGTGATCCTGACCGGCGCCTTCCTGCACGGCCTGGGCCTCGAGATCTTCAACGTCAACTGGGATCTCGCGATCCAGCAGGAGATTCCGCCGGACAAGCTGGCCCGGGTCTTCGCGTTCGACCACGTGGGCTCGTTCGTGATGCGCCCCCTCGGCCTGGCGATCACCGGGCCGGTCGCGGAGGCGCTCGGCGAGCACACCTGGCTCTACGTCACCGCCGCCGCGATGGCCGGCTCCACCCTGCTCGCCCTGCTGCCCTCCGGGGTCCGGAACCTCACGCGGGATAGCGCCGGGGAGTCCACACCACCGGTGAGCCATCCGGTTTCGACGATCGACGAGTCTGCGACGAGCCGATGA
- a CDS encoding GntR family transcriptional regulator: protein MDEGRPIFVQIAEQLENAIIDGSLAEGAQAPSTTELAAFHRINPATAAKGMNQLVVDGILHKRRGIGMFVSEGARGVLTERRRNAFAEQFVVPLVTEARKLGLDAEELKNMIDKSGHGATGEGE from the coding sequence ATGGATGAGGGGCGCCCGATCTTCGTGCAGATCGCGGAGCAGCTCGAGAACGCGATCATCGACGGGTCGCTGGCCGAGGGGGCGCAGGCTCCGTCGACGACGGAGCTGGCGGCCTTCCACCGGATCAATCCGGCCACGGCGGCCAAGGGGATGAATCAGCTGGTGGTTGACGGGATTCTGCACAAGAGGCGGGGGATCGGGATGTTCGTCTCGGAGGGGGCGAGGGGTGTGCTGACGGAGCGGCGGCGGAACGCGTTCGCCGAGCAGTTCGTGGTTCCGCTGGTGACGGAGGCCCGCAAGCTCGGACTCGACGCCGAGGAACTCAAGAACATGATCGACAAGTCGGGGCACGGCGCTACGGGGGAGGGCGAGTGA